CGAGTTCCCCGATGAATTTGTCAAACGGATCAAGCGGGGTTTTGACTGGCAGAGTGAACGGCTGTTAAATGAAGAACTCCGGAAAGAGCGGCAAAAAGCCATTGAAGAATCCCAGTTGATTGTCAAAAGCGTAGGACACGATATGTCCGGGTCGTATTATGGATCCCTTATGCTCCGGCTTCAAACCCTCCGGCGGAAAATTAACCAGCTCCAGGAAATCAGCAGTACCCGGGTGAATGGCCTTGTGAATCCTGAGACAGGTGATGTAAAGGCAGAACAGCTCATTGAGGAAGTAGGTAAAATGAACGAACTGGTCAATGAGAGTGATGAACGTATCTCAGGCATCATTGACCTGATGAAATTTTTCAAGGAACTGGGAGAAAAACTGAAGCATCTGGGGAATGCCATTTCTATTGATAAAACCCATGAGAAAAAAGTGGATCTGACTCAAATTATTCAATCGGCTATCCGGGTTTTTGCCGAATCCAAGGTCCATGAGAATCCGGAAGTGACGGTTCAGGAGGATTTTGCCGATGAACCGTTGTATATTTCCGCTTCGGAAGAGGATTTATTACGGGTCTTTCTCAATCTGATTGAAAATGCCTACAAGGCGATGGAAGGCAAAGGAACCCTCACCCTCAGGACCCGCCGGAAGGGAGGTCAGGTTATCGCTGAGGTGGAAGATACAGGTTGCGGCATCCCTGAAGATGTGATTGATAAAATCTGGCGGCCTGACTACACCCGCTGGAAATCTACGACCGGTACTGGTTTAGGTCTGCTGATTTGCCGGAAAGCTGTTGAGAATTCAGGAGGGACCATTTCGGTGAAAAGTCAGGAAAATGTGGGAACAACTTTTACATTATCCTTTAAGAATATTGAATCATAGGAGATAGAAATGCAAAAGACAATATTACTGGTTGATGACAAAAAGCTCCTCAGGGATACCCTGATTGATTATCTGGGGAATGACCGTTTTCGTTTCCTGGAGGCGGAAACAGGGGAAATTGCCATTGACATTTTTCGTGAAAAATCCGAAGAGGTGGATGTCGTGCTTCTGGATGAAAACCTGCCTGGTATTAACGGTATCAAAACCCTCCGGCTTATGAAAAAAATTAATGAAAAAGTCCCGGTGATTGCTCTTACCGGTGAACTGACCATAGACATCCGGAAATCCTTTATTGATGCCGGAGCTTATGATGTCCAGGCAAAATCTGCCATTTATGAAAAACTTATCCCGTCTCTGGAAGGGGCTCTTGAAGGGAAAGAACCCAGTGCCGGCAGTGGAGAATCGGACATTGATTTTGAGAAAATGGCAGAAGCCTTGAAAAATGACGGCCGGTGGGAAGAATCGGCCCTCTATCTGAGAGAAGCCGGTATGGAACAGAAAACACTGGGAAACCTGGATAAAGCTGCTGACTATTTTGAAGAATCTATCACGCGCTATAAACGGGCCGGACGGACAACAAAAGCCAAAGAAGTTGAAAAACTTTTGGATGAAATCAGCTGATTCTGTTTTTTAACAGTGCCGGGCCATGGTTCAGGTGAAAGGATGAGTGGGATCGTTAGTCAGCGTGTGGAAATCATACTTTCCGCAAGTCTTTTGATTTTGTATATTTCCCGGCTGAAAAGGAAGAAAGATGCTCGAACAACTGCGTGAAAATCTGGATGGTGTTCTAAAGAAGCTCCGGGGTCAGGGAACGATCACGGAATCCAATATTCAGGATGCCATGCGGGAAGTCCGCCGAACCCTCTTGGAAGCGGATGTCAATTTTACCGTTGCCCGTGATTTTATCCGGACCGTGACGGAAAAAGCCCTGGGGGTCCGGGTATTGAAGAGCATCACTCCCGGTCAGCAGATCATCAAAATCATCCATGAAGAACTGACACGTATTTTAGGTGAAGAACATATTCCCCTGAATTTAGGAGGACTTCCCCCTGCCGTGCTGATGCTTGTGGGTCTGCAGGGATCAGGGAAGACCACCCTGGCAGCCAAACTGGGGTTACACCTGAAATCCTTGGGAAAACGGCCTTTACTTGTAGCTGCTGACGTGTACAGGCCCGCAGCCATTGATCAGCTTGTAAAATTAGGCATTGAGACAGGCATTCCCGTACATGCTGAAAAGGGTGTGGATCCTTTGACAATTTGTCGGAATGCAATGGATATAGCACGTCAGGACAATACCAATGTGGTGATTGTGGATACGGCTGGCCGACTGCATATTGATGAAAAGATGATGGGCGAACTGCAATCTCTCCAAAACTTCCTGCATCCCCGTGAAATTCTTTTCGTGGCCGACGGGATGATCGGACAGGATGCGGTGAACTCTGCCCATGAGTTTAATCAACAGCTTTCCGTGACCGGACTGGTTTTGACTAAAATGGACGGAGATACCCGGGGCGGTGCCGCACTTTCAATTAAATCTGTGACTGGCAAACCTGTGAAATTTATATCTTCCGGTGAAAAACCGGGGGATCTGGAACCTTTTTATCCAGACCGTTTTGCCGACCGGATCCTGGGAAAAGGGGATATTGTCTCGCTGGTGGAAAAAGCCCAGGAGGCCGTGGATGAAAAAGAAGCGGAAAAACTGGAGCAAAAACTTCGAAAGAATCAGTTTACCCTTACAGACTTTCAAAAACAGCTCAGAATGGTGAAAAAAATGGGCCCCCTGGGGTCTTTAATGGAGATGATCCCGGGCTTTAGCCGTTTAAAAAACGTCCAAGTTGATGAAAATCATTTCATTAGAACGGAAGCTATCTTAAATTCTATGACGTTCCAAGAACGGGAAATGCCACAGGTGATCAATGCCAGTCGCCGGAAACGCATCGCCCGGGGGAGTGGTACGCAGGTTTCAGATGTGAACCGATTGTTAAATCAGTTCGAACAGATGAAGAAGATGATGAAGAAAATGAATAAAATGAAATTACCCGGAAAGGGCTTTAACATGCCCCGGGGACAGTTTTAAGGAGGAAAAATTTGGCAACTCGAATTCGTCTCACACGTATGGGTAGACGGAACCGTCCGTATTTTCGGATCGTTGTTGCAGATTCCAGAAGCCGTCGTGATGGCCGTTTTATCGAACAGGTAGGGACTTACGATCCGTTGAAGCATGAAAACCGTGTGAATATCAAAGAAGACCGGATCATGCATTGGCTGGAGCAGGGAGCCCAACCTTCAGATACAGTCAAAAACCTTTTATCCAAACTGGGTATTATGCTGAAATGGCACTTACGGAACTGCAAATCCGAAGACGTAAAGAAAGTGGAAATCCAGAAATGGGAGATGGCCCAAAAGGCCAAAGCGGAAGAAACGGTAAAAGAATCCAAAGATAAAAAAACATCCAAAGCCGCACCTGTGAAAGAAGAAACCGAAGCAGACACACCTGTTGAAAAAGAAACAGCGGAAGAAACGGTAACTGAAAATGTTGAGACACCGGCAGAAGAAACAGTTGTTGAAGAAGCTGCCGAAGAAAAGGTAGAAGAAGAGGTAACTGAAACTCCTGCTGAAGAGGAAAAAGCCGCTGCTCAGGAAGAGACGACGGAAGCACCTGCTGAAGAGGAAAAGGCTGAAGAAAAGGTTGAAAAAGACGCCGCTTCTGAGGAAGCAGAGGATGATAAATCAGGACAACAAGCTGATACAGATAAAGCAGAAGACGCTGAAACAGAAACAGAAAAAACTGAATCGTGAATGAATCCTTAAGAGCGAGGTAGACAATGAAAGAGTTCGTTGAATTCATCGCAAAGCATCTTGTTGATCACCCTGAGGATGTGAAGGTCAGTCAAATCGACAGCGAGAATAACATCATTTTCGAGCTGTCTGTCAACTCTGCGGATCTAGGTAAGGTAATCGGGAAAAACGGACGGACAGCCCAGGCTCTGAGAACTCTCCTGACTGCCGTTTCCGCCAAAGCCGGACATCGCAGGGCAACGCTCGATATCATCGATCGTTAATCTTCGACTGCCAGATGATGTGAAAAATGTCCTTCAAAAAAATCGGTACTGTCCTTAAACCGTTTGGACTTGAAGGCAGGCTTCTAATACGACTCGAGAATGTCGATACAGAATTTTTGCGCTCTTTGAAATATGTGTACTGGGGACATGGTTCCACAGCAGAAGAGGTCAGTGAAATCCACAGCCTTTCCATCCAACCGAAAAAGATTATTCTTGGGTTGAAACAGGTGGCTAACCGGGATGCAGCGGATCAATTAAGGCAAGCCTCCCTTTTTGTACCGGCTGAAATAGTGCCTGAGCCGGAAGATCCGCAAGGAGAGTATGCACAGTATACCGGGTATGGCATACGAAACAGACAGGGACATTTTCTGGGAAAGATATTAAGAGTTGAATCCTGGCCGGCCCAGGATATGCTGATTATACAACATGGTGAAGATGAGAAAATGATTCCACTCACCGATGATTTCCTGGTGGATATCCATGAGGATAAACAGGAATTCATCATGGATTTACCGGAAGGACTCCTGGATGAAGATTGATGTTCTCACAACTTTTCCTGACATGTTGGTCCCGGTGATTGAAAGCAGTATTGCCCGCATTGCTGCCGAAAAAGGGATTGTATCCATTGAACCCCATGATATCCGGTCCTTTTCGGAAAATAAACACGGGAAAACCGATGATTACCCCTTTGGCGGCGGAGACGGGATGGTGATGACACCCCAGCCTCTGTTTTCTGGAATCCGCCACTGCCTGGATAACGTAAAACCGGAAAAACCGCGGATTATTTTTCCCACCCCTGATGGTGTACCTTTCTCACAGGATTTGGCTGAAGACCTTGCTCAGGAACCCTACCTGCTCATGATTTGTGGCCACTATAAGGGGATCGATCAACGGGTTAGGGATGTGTGGGTCACCGACGAAATCAGCATTGGTGATTATGTCCTTACAGGAGGTGAAATCGCATCACTGGTGATTATTGATGCTGTCATCCGCCTGATTCCCGGAGTGATTGGTACCCTGGATTCGGCTTTGAGTGACTCCTTTTCCCATCCTCTCCTGGATTGTCCCTGGTATACCAGACCTGAAGTTTTTGAAGATTTGAAGGTCCCGGACGTGCTCCTGAGTGGTCACCATGCAAGAATTGAAACATGGCGGCAGGAAGAACGCATAAAAAAAACAAGAGAAAGACGTCCGGACTTGTATCATAAATGGCTCAGTGAACAAAAAAAAGATTGAAAGTAAAGGGAGTATGTGATGGATAAACTATATACCAGCGCTTCTCATCAGATGCGCGATGATATTCCGCTGTTTAAAGCCGGCGATACACTGGTGGTGGATGTAAAAGTCCGGGAAGGGGAAAAAGAAAGAATTCAGCAGTTTAAAGGAATTTGTATTGCCCGTAAAGGGACAGGTATCAATGCAACGTTCACCGTACGGAAGATTTCCAATGGTGTAGGTGTAGAGCGGATTTTTCCGGTCCATTCACCAAACATCGCAAAAATTGAGCGGGTTTCTATTGGACGGGTCCGTAAAGCGAAATTGTATTATATCCGCAAGCTGAAAGGACGCAAGGCAACCCGGATCAAAGAAGTACGCTGATCCTTTTCTCGAAATAAATCATGAAAAAGCTGTCCGCCAGTCGGAGAGCTTTTTTTTTATCTGCTTCTTTCCCCTGAATTGTGTCTTTCTACCTTTCTGAATCGTTGTTTCATCTCATGGAGCTTTATAAATTGATACATGAAATTTATTTTTCGGGCCGGTTGCCTGATCGTGTGTTTTTCTGCATACCTTTTAGCCCTTCCCCGGGATCAAATAAGCGGCTGGATCCACCGGGGGAACGGTGATGTGTTTCCCGGTGAATTGGCTTATTCGGGAAACCGGATTATCTCCGTCCGGCGGGTGCAACTGGAAGATGTTGATACGACCCTCCATATCATACCGGCCATGATTGATTTAAATTTTTACTCCAGCCAGGATACCGCTACGATTGATTCGGTGATGATTCACCGGGGGGCAGGACTCTATCTTGCGGAAGAACCCCCCTATATTTTACTGAGGACTGTCCGAAACCTTCAAGAACCGGATACTCTGGGGCTCCGTGTTTCAATCCCTAAAGAAGATGGCAGTATTCATGCTTTGTATCAGCAAATTTTCGATTATCTGTCCAAAACGCCGGAGGATTCCTGCCGTTTAAGCTTACCTTTTCAATTCCGGGATCCCGGTAAAATCTGGTGGGATGAAATTCCCGGTATGTGGATTCCGGAATTTCAAACCCTTATTCAGAGTGCTGACTGGAAAGCTGTCTGGGTGGTTCGGGAAAAAAGCCTGCATCCCGATATGATTTTTGAAAATACACGCCTGATCCTCAATTATGAAGACCTTAAAATTTATGAAAAGGGAAAACCGGCTGAATCAGATTGGTTTGAAACATTGGGGAATACAGGTCTCCGGTTTTCTGAGTCCTGGTTTTACGGAATGTCCGGTTCGATCCTGAAAGCGAACCGACTTTCCCGGGAAGTTTTTCTCCAGCTGACGACAGTCCTTCCCGCTGAGTTCCTGGGAATTGATCATCGTTTTGGCCTCCTGGTTCCGGGATATTCTGCATCCTTTGCTGTTTTTAAAGGAGTAGAAGGACCTTGTGATCACCTGGTTATTGAAGGTTTATATGTTCAGTAAATGTATATCTGCAATTCTGCTGCTTATGATGCTGGGCGTATCAGCCCGGACTGAAAACGAAGATACCCTATACATTCGATGTGGCCATGTTTACAGAGGGGAAGGTCAATGGAGTGCCCCGGGCGAGATGTGGGCTGTTACATCAGGTAAAACATTTCCCGTTTTATCCTTTGAGAAAAAATCCGGCTACCTGGATATGAGCCGCTTCTGGATGGTTCCGGCTCTGGAAAATTTCTGGATTCCCAGGGTTCTTGACAGTTCTTATAGTTGTTATCCCTACGTGCAAACAGGATTACCCCAGTGGCAACTTCGGGAAATATACCAGTCGATGCTGAAGAAAGGAATTATATCCTTTGTTCTTTATCCCGACGGTCCGGATATTCGTTCAGGAGATGTGTTGGAATTGGTCTACCCGGGAACTTTCTCTCTTAAAGGACTTATGATTTTTCAGGAGAGCGTGCCAGAATCACTTTACAGACCAAGGGTGAATGCCATGGAGCATTCCTGCTCAGCCCGTGAAAGAGAAAGACTGTATCAGTGGAAAAACAATGTATTTCCCCTTTTTACCATGACAGAAGATTCAACGGGGCAACGATATCTTCTGGAAATAGATTACCATGAATATGATACAGATACAAGTGTTACACCCATGATCAGAGTGCTTCAGGAAGTGGAATTACTCCAGGAGTATGATTCTTTGCAGGTAACATATAAAGACCCTGATCATGTGTTCAAGACACTTCATCAGCTGGAAGCTGCTGCAGGAATCCGAATACTGGATCATATCACCAGCAGTCCTTCCGGAGATTCATATTCTCCACATATCCTCTTCCTCAACGGGAATCCCCTGATAAAACCCGCACACGTGAAGTTTATGATGATAAATGGGAAATTTTCTGTCAACAAATAAAGGACTACCTATGCGTCTCTTTCGCCTTAATCTTGTTTTTTTATGGGTGATTCTTAGTGGATGTGCCTATTTCAATACATTTTACAATGCCAAAACGTATTTTTCTGAAGCGACGCGCCAAATGGAGGAGGACCTGAACAAAGACGGCAAGATATCCCGTGCAACCTATTCCACATTTGAAAATGCATCACTCAAAGCCCAGAAAGTCATCGAACGCTTTCCGGATTCCGATTATGTGGATGATGCCATGTACATTGCAGGTGTATCCAACTTTCATCTTCAAAAATATACCATTGCCCGGACCATGTTTTCACGCTTGACGATAGAATTCCCTTCAAGTCCCTATTATGCTGAATCCCATTTGTGGATTGCAAGATGTTACTATGAACTGGGTGAAAAGGATATTGCCTTTCGGATGCTTGAGGAGTTTATTTCCAATTCAAAAAACAAGGTTTTTTTCGGTGAGGCCATGTCTCTTGCCGGGTACCTGGCTTTGGAAGAGGGTGAAGATGAAAAGGCCTTCGAATATTTCAACCAGGCTGTGGATATGTCTCATGATATCCAATCTAAAAGTAATTTACTCTTTGAATTGTCTCAAATTTATATTGATCGGTCCATGTTGGAGAAAGCCTTGTCTGTGTTACAGGAAATTGAAGAAATCTCAATAGATCCTTTGATGCTGACCCGGGTTCAGCTTCAGTATGCCAAGATTTACAGGATCCGGGAGATGTATGAGGAAAGTGAAGAATTGATCAAAGAGATGTTGGCAAACGAAGAAAATCAATCGGTCTTCCCCGATCTGGAATTGGAATTGGCACAGGTATACACCCAGCAAAATAAAATGGATCAGGCGATTCAACGTCATAAAACAGTGACTGAAAATTATCCCAATACACCCCAGGCAGCAAAAGCATCCTACAATCTTGGTGAGATCTATTTACATGGGCTAAATGATTACGAAAGTGCCCGGAATGCTTTTGTAGCCGTGAGGCAGCATGACCGAAACTGTCTTGAAGCAACCCTTGCCCAGAGTAAGATCAATGAAATCGGACAATTTGTCTCTCTTAACAATGAAATCCAAAATCTGGAGGAAGAATATCCAGGTCTGATGAATCCTGAAGTTGAACAGGATACGTCCCTGACAGATAAAGTGATCAATGATTATGTAAAAAACAAATTTCGACAGGCGGAGTTTCTGGCATTTAATTTTCAAAGTCCTGATTCAGCTCTAGGAATTTACCAGAGCCTGACAACCCGTTTCAAAGACAATCCCTTTATTCCCCAGATCCTGAATACCTGGAGTTACTTGTTGAAAGAAACAGGGGATACCCTCCGGGCAGAGATGTTGAAAAATCGTTTAATCCGGGAATATCCCTATTCTCCATTCAGTCTTCAGTATCTGGGCCGGGAACACCCTGATTCCCTGAAACAGGAAAAAAACCAATCCTTGATTTTTCATATCGAAGAGACATACTTTAATCAGGCTCGGGAACAGGAGGGAATGAAAGCATTCAAAGCCCTTCTGGATACGGCATCACTGGATTCTGTAAGCCGGGCCCAGGTTATGTACCGGATTGGTCTGGAATATGATCAGACATTCTCTGATCTGGACAGTGCCATGTTCTATTATCAGTTGGTAAAAAACCGTTTTGCTTCCACCAAATATGCCGATGCCGCCGAAAAACGCATGAATGAATTGAATCGAATCATTGAAAAACTGATGGAAGCATCGGTTGACGATACGCTTGAAACCACGGTAGTGGATTCCACTCAAGGGTTGGAAACGATGATGGATGAGATGGCAATGGATAGCTTACAAAGGGAAGAGGCACATGAATCAATACAGGAATAGGACACTTATCTTTTTTCTGATGTTAGGTCTTATGTCAGGATGCAGTTCCGCACCACGATATGGCAATCAGGCGGTTCCGGAGAAAACCCGAAAACCTGTAAGGACTCAGCCCACCAGACAGATTCCTGTGGAAAAAAATCCCGAATTGAGTTATCAGCGAAGTTGGATTGGCCTTAGTTCCTGGTATGGTGAAGATTTTCATGGGAAAAAGACTGCGAATGGGGAAATCTTCGATATGCATGCCCTGACAGCTGCTCATAAAACTCTGCCTTTGGGAACCTTGATCCGGGTGACGAATCTGGAAAACAACCGCTCTGTTGTTGTAAAAGTGAACGACCGTGGACCTTATGTGGAAGGACGGATTCTGGATTTATCCTACGGGGCGGCAAAAGCCCTGGGATTTGAAAACATGGGAACGGCAAAAGTTCACATCCAGGTGATTTCTTTCGGAGACAACAGTTACCAAAAATAGAAAAGTCCTTTTAACACCGTTTAGTCTTCTTCATTCAGGATTTCCAGCATTTCACGATGTATCAATCCATTGGTGGCTAAAAGACTCGGGATATAGGGGGAATACCCCTGACCGCCTACAGTTGTTACCTTACCACCGGCTTTGATCACCAGATAGGCACCGGCAGCACAGTCCCAGGGTTTTAATGTGAATTCCCAGTACCCATCTGACCGGCCGGCAGCAACATAGGCCAAATCCAATGCGGCAGCACCCGTCCTGCGAACTCCATGACTCCTTTCGTAAACCCGGCGGTGCAGCAGAAAATTTTTGTAAAATATGTCGTTATGCTCGTAAGGAAATCCGGTAACCAACAAACTATCCTGAACGCGTTCGGTTTGGGTTACGGTGACGGGCTTGTCATTTAATAAGGTGCCTTCTGTTTCCAGGTCACTGTAAAAGAGTTCTTTCCGGTATGGATCATAGACGGCAGCAGCCAGGATTTTATCCTCTTTTTCTATGGCAATGGATATGCAAAAGTAGGGGAATCCATGTAAAAAATTCGTGGTTCCGTCGATGGGATCGATAATCCATCTGATGTCCGATGAATTATCAAGGGGATCGCTTTCTTCGGCCAGAATTTTATGATCCGGGAATTCGTTCGTGATTTTCTCTTTCAGGAATTGTTCGCATCGGAAATCAATTTCAGTAACCGGATCTGTTTTGCTTTTCATTTCCACGGCATATTTTTCTTCCATGCCTTTCAGGATCAGGGAGCCTGCCGTTATGATCCATTCCCGGGCTTTTCGGCCAAAGTATTGTGCATCAGACATCTTTCACTCCAATTTTTTTTATATACCAATTCATTCTATGAGGATGAGGTTTAAAGTGCATTTTCTTTAAAAAGCGGATATGCTGTTTTTCCATTCCTGGAGTCACAAAATACTTTTTCCCCTCAAGATTCAAGGAATCGCAGCCTTTTCTGAAAAAATACCGGGCATTTTGCATATCCCTGAATTCCGGATGAGCATAGTCCAGTATGATTTCGGCTTCCGGCCCATCTGTTTTTCGAAGAATCACAATACTGGCTGGTAAAACATCCCGCATGATGATGACAGATTCATAATCTTCATTTTCCAGGATGGCAAAATCAGGGAAAATTTGTTGGATATCCTCCCGGAAAAAATTCAAATAATATTCCAGATACCAGGAATTCTTCACATCGATTGTATGTGCTTTAAAGA
This window of the Candidatus Neomarinimicrobiota bacterium genome carries:
- the rplS gene encoding 50S ribosomal protein L19 produces the protein MDKLYTSASHQMRDDIPLFKAGDTLVVDVKVREGEKERIQQFKGICIARKGTGINATFTVRKISNGVGVERIFPVHSPNIAKIERVSIGRVRKAKLYYIRKLKGRKATRIKEVR
- the trmD gene encoding tRNA (guanosine(37)-N1)-methyltransferase TrmD — encoded protein: MKIDVLTTFPDMLVPVIESSIARIAAEKGIVSIEPHDIRSFSENKHGKTDDYPFGGGDGMVMTPQPLFSGIRHCLDNVKPEKPRIIFPTPDGVPFSQDLAEDLAQEPYLLMICGHYKGIDQRVRDVWVTDEISIGDYVLTGGEIASLVIIDAVIRLIPGVIGTLDSALSDSFSHPLLDCPWYTRPEVFEDLKVPDVLLSGHHARIETWRQEERIKKTRERRPDLYHKWLSEQKKD
- the ffh gene encoding signal recognition particle protein is translated as MLEQLRENLDGVLKKLRGQGTITESNIQDAMREVRRTLLEADVNFTVARDFIRTVTEKALGVRVLKSITPGQQIIKIIHEELTRILGEEHIPLNLGGLPPAVLMLVGLQGSGKTTLAAKLGLHLKSLGKRPLLVAADVYRPAAIDQLVKLGIETGIPVHAEKGVDPLTICRNAMDIARQDNTNVVIVDTAGRLHIDEKMMGELQSLQNFLHPREILFVADGMIGQDAVNSAHEFNQQLSVTGLVLTKMDGDTRGGAALSIKSVTGKPVKFISSGEKPGDLEPFYPDRFADRILGKGDIVSLVEKAQEAVDEKEAEKLEQKLRKNQFTLTDFQKQLRMVKKMGPLGSLMEMIPGFSRLKNVQVDENHFIRTEAILNSMTFQEREMPQVINASRRKRIARGSGTQVSDVNRLLNQFEQMKKMMKKMNKMKLPGKGFNMPRGQF
- the rimM gene encoding ribosome maturation factor RimM, producing MSFKKIGTVLKPFGLEGRLLIRLENVDTEFLRSLKYVYWGHGSTAEEVSEIHSLSIQPKKIILGLKQVANRDAADQLRQASLFVPAEIVPEPEDPQGEYAQYTGYGIRNRQGHFLGKILRVESWPAQDMLIIQHGEDEKMIPLTDDFLVDIHEDKQEFIMDLPEGLLDED
- a CDS encoding KH domain-containing protein, with protein sequence MKEFVEFIAKHLVDHPEDVKVSQIDSENNIIFELSVNSADLGKVIGKNGRTAQALRTLLTAVSAKAGHRRATLDIIDR
- a CDS encoding hybrid sensor histidine kinase/response regulator encodes the protein MFDSDLLIVDDSLAFCESIVDLLEDENWKVEYVLDGAEAIRRLESSEYRVVLLDLKMPGMSGIEVLNELNKRSLINRNYIIVLTGEITIENAVDSLQYGARDFIQKPAVVEFPDEFVKRIKRGFDWQSERLLNEELRKERQKAIEESQLIVKSVGHDMSGSYYGSLMLRLQTLRRKINQLQEISSTRVNGLVNPETGDVKAEQLIEEVGKMNELVNESDERISGIIDLMKFFKELGEKLKHLGNAISIDKTHEKKVDLTQIIQSAIRVFAESKVHENPEVTVQEDFADEPLYISASEEDLLRVFLNLIENAYKAMEGKGTLTLRTRRKGGQVIAEVEDTGCGIPEDVIDKIWRPDYTRWKSTTGTGLGLLICRKAVENSGGTISVKSQENVGTTFTLSFKNIES
- a CDS encoding inositol monophosphatase family protein is translated as MSDAQYFGRKAREWIITAGSLILKGMEEKYAVEMKSKTDPVTEIDFRCEQFLKEKITNEFPDHKILAEESDPLDNSSDIRWIIDPIDGTTNFLHGFPYFCISIAIEKEDKILAAAVYDPYRKELFYSDLETEGTLLNDKPVTVTQTERVQDSLLVTGFPYEHNDIFYKNFLLHRRVYERSHGVRRTGAAALDLAYVAAGRSDGYWEFTLKPWDCAAGAYLVIKAGGKVTTVGGQGYSPYIPSLLATNGLIHREMLEILNEED